One genomic region from Sphingobacterium multivorum encodes:
- the mnmA gene encoding tRNA 2-thiouridine(34) synthase MnmA, translating into MSKRGRVLVAMSGGVDSSVASVMLHEQGYEVIGITMKTWDYASAGGSSKETGCCSLDSINDARTLAVNYGFPHYILDIRDEFGDFVIDNFVEEYIAGRTPNPCVLCNTHIKWEALMKRADKLDCEFIATGHYANIRMHDNGRYVISKGKDENKDQSYVLWGVSQENLARTQFPLGSFTKKEIRQMALDMGQKELANKSESYEICFVPDNDYRAFLRHKVPTLDQQIGPGNFILSDGTVVGKHIGYPYFTIGQRKGLGIALGKPMFVIEILPESNTVVLGEEHELEKSHAYVRNVNFVKYAGLDQPMEAISKVRYKDSGALSTISQEGDKVRIDFVHNVKGIAPGQSAVFYEGNDLLGGGFLMK; encoded by the coding sequence ATGAGTAAAAGAGGAAGAGTTTTAGTTGCAATGAGTGGAGGGGTAGATAGCTCCGTTGCTTCTGTCATGCTCCACGAACAAGGATATGAAGTTATCGGTATCACGATGAAGACATGGGATTATGCATCCGCAGGTGGCTCGTCGAAAGAAACCGGATGTTGTAGCCTTGATAGTATCAATGACGCTCGTACATTAGCCGTAAACTATGGTTTCCCTCATTATATATTAGATATACGTGATGAGTTTGGAGATTTTGTGATTGACAATTTTGTAGAAGAATATATTGCTGGGCGCACGCCTAACCCATGCGTGTTGTGTAATACCCACATTAAGTGGGAGGCTTTGATGAAACGCGCTGACAAATTGGATTGTGAGTTTATCGCTACCGGGCACTATGCTAATATTCGTATGCACGACAATGGTCGCTATGTGATATCAAAAGGTAAGGATGAAAACAAAGATCAATCGTACGTTTTATGGGGCGTGTCACAAGAAAATCTTGCCCGGACACAGTTTCCGTTGGGATCTTTCACGAAAAAGGAGATTCGTCAGATGGCTTTGGATATGGGACAGAAGGAATTGGCCAATAAGTCGGAGAGTTATGAAATCTGTTTCGTTCCTGACAACGACTACCGTGCGTTTTTGAGACATAAGGTGCCAACGTTGGATCAACAAATTGGTCCCGGTAACTTTATTCTTTCCGATGGTACTGTCGTCGGTAAACATATTGGTTACCCTTATTTCACCATCGGTCAGCGTAAAGGATTAGGTATTGCCTTGGGGAAACCGATGTTTGTGATTGAGATCCTTCCGGAAAGTAATACGGTCGTATTGGGTGAAGAACATGAACTTGAAAAGTCACATGCTTACGTTCGTAATGTGAACTTTGTGAAATATGCCGGTCTTGATCAACCGATGGAAGCAATTTCAAAGGTACGTTATAAAGACTCTGGTGCTTTGTCGACCATATCCCAAGAAGGCGATAAAGTCCGTATTGACTTTGTGCACAATGTAAAAGGTATTGCCCCTGGACAATCGGCCGTGTTCTATGAAGGAAATGATCTACTCGGTGGTGGTTTCTTAATGAAATAA
- a CDS encoding SDR family oxidoreductase gives MDLHLRDKVVIVTGGAKGIGRAVVHALAKEQAIPVIVGRKQADNEKVKEEIKQFGVDALCIEAELSKPEDCERAVQKTLEVYGRIDGLVNNAGQNDGVGLASGNYEKFVASLHKNLIHYYLMAHHALDALKASKGSIVNISSKTGETGQGNTSAYAASNGGRNALTREWAVELLPYSIRVNAIIVAECATPQYDTWIQTLSNPEETLKKITDRIPLEHRMTTAEEIADTTVFLLSNKSSHTTGQLIHVDGGYVHLDRSIIAES, from the coding sequence ATGGATCTTCATTTAAGAGATAAAGTTGTTATTGTTACCGGCGGAGCAAAAGGAATCGGGCGGGCTGTAGTCCACGCGTTGGCTAAAGAACAGGCTATTCCTGTCATTGTTGGCCGTAAACAAGCCGATAATGAAAAAGTCAAGGAAGAAATAAAGCAATTTGGTGTGGATGCACTCTGTATTGAAGCAGAGTTGTCTAAGCCCGAAGATTGTGAAAGAGCCGTTCAAAAAACATTGGAAGTGTATGGGCGGATCGATGGTCTGGTGAATAATGCCGGACAAAATGATGGTGTTGGATTGGCATCGGGCAACTATGAAAAATTTGTTGCTTCGCTGCATAAGAATCTAATTCACTACTATCTGATGGCACATCACGCTTTGGATGCGTTGAAAGCATCTAAGGGCAGTATCGTGAATATTTCGTCCAAAACTGGTGAAACAGGGCAGGGCAATACCTCGGCTTATGCGGCATCCAATGGTGGACGTAATGCACTTACGCGCGAGTGGGCCGTAGAATTGTTGCCTTACTCGATTCGTGTAAATGCCATTATTGTGGCAGAATGTGCAACTCCCCAATACGACACCTGGATTCAAACCTTATCAAATCCGGAAGAGACATTGAAAAAAATTACGGACCGCATTCCATTGGAGCATCGCATGACCACAGCAGAGGAAATCGCCGATACAACAGTCTTTTTGCTGTCTAACAAATCAAGTCATACAACTGGCCAATTGATTCATGTGGACGGTGGCTATGTGCATCTTGATCGGTCGATTATCGCTGAATCGTAG
- a CDS encoding amidohydrolase family protein: MRIDTHQHFWKFDPIRDSWITEEMQVIRRDFTPLDIQFVLERNGFGGSVAVQADQSNEETAYLVQLASDYPFIKGVVGWIDLQAADIRQQLDGYQSATVIKGFRHIVEGEADPDFLIRPAVLNGLKALADYGYTYDLLIRPRHYAATLDCVQQNPNLQFVLDHIAKPPIKSKAFDEWAAFIDALSAFPNVVCKVSGLATEADWEGWKLDDFKQYLEHIFARFGKERIMYGSDWPVCLLAASYEESIAIVEDKLGQFTAAEKNAFWAENAIRVYNL; encoded by the coding sequence ATGCGTATAGATACCCATCAGCATTTCTGGAAATTCGATCCAATTAGAGATAGTTGGATTACCGAAGAAATGCAAGTCATCAGACGTGATTTCACCCCTTTGGATATTCAATTTGTGCTTGAACGAAATGGATTTGGAGGGAGTGTTGCTGTTCAGGCGGATCAATCCAACGAAGAGACTGCTTATTTGGTTCAGCTGGCTAGCGATTATCCTTTTATTAAAGGCGTAGTGGGCTGGATTGATCTTCAAGCAGCGGATATTCGACAACAGTTGGATGGCTATCAATCAGCTACGGTCATCAAAGGATTTCGTCATATTGTTGAAGGAGAAGCTGACCCTGATTTTCTCATTCGCCCTGCGGTATTAAACGGGCTGAAGGCCTTAGCAGATTATGGTTATACGTATGATCTGCTCATCCGTCCACGACATTATGCGGCAACGTTGGATTGTGTGCAGCAAAATCCAAATCTTCAATTTGTATTGGATCATATTGCCAAACCGCCGATCAAGTCGAAAGCATTTGATGAGTGGGCGGCGTTTATCGATGCGCTATCTGCCTTTCCGAATGTCGTATGTAAAGTTTCGGGACTTGCAACAGAGGCCGATTGGGAAGGATGGAAACTTGATGATTTTAAGCAATATCTGGAGCATATCTTTGCACGTTTTGGAAAGGAGCGAATTATGTACGGGTCAGATTGGCCGGTATGTCTATTGGCGGCATCCTACGAAGAAAGCATTGCCATCGTTGAAGATAAATTAGGTCAATTTACAGCTGCAGAGAAGAACGCATTTTGGGCAGAAAACGCTATACGCGTATATAATCTATAA
- a CDS encoding fumarylacetoacetate hydrolase family protein, which yields MKLIRFGAQGKEKIGVQIDGVNYDVSAFGGDYNEQFFAENGVARLEEFVKANEGKLIEVPQGERIGAPFARPSKIVCIGLNYLDHAKETNAPIPAEPIIFMKSTTSLVGPYDNVMIPKDSVKTDWEVEFCIVIGKKASYVEEHEALDYVVGYVLHNDVSEREYQLERGGTWDKGKGCDTFAPMGPFMATKEEIKDINNVRLWLKVNGKTYQDGNTKDLIFSVAHVVSYVSKFMTLLPGDVISTGTPAGVGLGFNPPIYLKPGDVIELGADGLGESRQTMVAYSKN from the coding sequence ATGAAATTAATACGTTTTGGAGCTCAAGGCAAGGAGAAAATCGGTGTTCAGATCGATGGTGTAAATTACGATGTAAGCGCATTTGGTGGTGATTACAATGAACAATTCTTTGCAGAGAATGGTGTAGCCCGTTTAGAAGAATTTGTGAAGGCAAATGAAGGTAAGTTGATTGAAGTTCCTCAAGGCGAACGTATCGGAGCACCTTTTGCCCGCCCATCCAAAATTGTTTGTATTGGATTGAACTATTTAGACCATGCCAAGGAAACAAATGCACCAATTCCTGCTGAACCGATCATCTTTATGAAATCGACCACTTCGTTGGTAGGTCCATACGATAATGTGATGATTCCGAAAGATTCTGTAAAAACAGATTGGGAGGTGGAATTCTGTATCGTGATCGGTAAAAAAGCTTCTTATGTAGAAGAGCATGAGGCCTTAGATTATGTAGTTGGTTATGTGTTGCATAATGATGTTTCCGAACGTGAGTATCAGCTGGAACGTGGCGGTACTTGGGATAAAGGAAAAGGATGTGATACTTTTGCGCCCATGGGACCTTTCATGGCGACAAAAGAGGAAATCAAAGATATCAACAATGTACGTCTATGGTTAAAGGTAAACGGAAAGACGTACCAAGATGGTAATACCAAGGATTTAATCTTTTCGGTGGCGCATGTGGTATCCTATGTGTCTAAATTTATGACTTTGTTGCCAGGAGACGTGATATCAACAGGTACTCCGGCAGGGGTAGGCTTAGGATTTAACCCACCGATTTATTTGAAGCCTGGCGATGTGATCGAGTTAGGAGCTGATGGTCTTGGAGAGTCCCGTCAGACTATGGTAGCGTATTCAAAAAATTAA
- a CDS encoding SDR family NAD(P)-dependent oxidoreductase — MGKLEQKVAVITGGGSGIGRAISLQFAAEGAKVHILDLNEDGGKAVVDEILALGGQAAFNRCNVTDQQEITAIAQNIGKIDILVNNAGIAHVGNLENCQSEDFERVFNVNVKGAYNALHAIVPMMKAQGSGAILNLASIAAWVGITDRFAYSMSKGAIYAMSMSVARDYMAYGIRCNSISPARVHTPFVDGFIAKNYPGKEEEMFEKLSASQPIGRMAQPEEIAKLALFLCSDDAGFITGNDYPIDGGFIKLNN, encoded by the coding sequence ATGGGAAAATTAGAACAAAAAGTAGCTGTAATTACCGGTGGTGGTAGTGGGATAGGCCGTGCGATCAGTCTGCAATTTGCTGCAGAAGGAGCAAAAGTTCATATTCTGGATTTGAATGAAGATGGCGGTAAGGCTGTAGTTGATGAGATCTTGGCTTTGGGTGGTCAGGCTGCATTTAATCGTTGTAATGTCACTGATCAACAAGAAATTACTGCTATAGCACAAAATATCGGAAAAATTGATATTTTAGTAAATAATGCTGGTATCGCTCATGTTGGTAATTTGGAAAATTGTCAATCAGAAGATTTTGAGCGTGTTTTTAATGTGAATGTTAAGGGAGCTTATAATGCATTGCATGCTATTGTGCCGATGATGAAGGCGCAGGGTTCGGGAGCAATCCTTAATCTAGCATCCATAGCTGCATGGGTTGGTATCACGGATCGTTTTGCGTATTCGATGAGCAAGGGGGCTATTTACGCGATGTCAATGTCTGTAGCACGGGATTACATGGCCTACGGTATTCGTTGCAATAGCATTTCGCCTGCACGTGTACATACGCCATTTGTCGATGGATTTATTGCGAAGAATTATCCTGGAAAAGAGGAAGAAATGTTTGAAAAACTATCAGCAAGCCAACCAATAGGCCGCATGGCGCAACCGGAGGAAATTGCCAAATTAGCACTTTTCCTGTGTAGTGACGATGCTGGATTTATTACTGGAAATGACTACCCTATTGATGGTGGTTTTATTAAATTGAATAATTAA
- a CDS encoding alpha-L-fucosidase, producing MKLKHVICGLALLMGSVSASYSQQHYQPSPENLKNREWFEQSRFGVFIHWGVYSVLGDGEWVMNNQNISLDEYALLPKFFNPISFNAKEWAKLFKQAGAKYITFTTRHHDGFSMWNSQVSDYNVVKKSPFKRDIVKELVEACHAEGIKVMFYYSLLDWHRDDYLPVGKTGGGIAGRDSTKGDWNHYVQFMKSQLTELLSNYGEIDGIWFDGHWDKPNEDWHFKEIYELIHTLQPQCLVGNNHHLAPFEGEDFQMFERDLPGENTTGFGTKAHDVGKLPKEVCGTIAGSWGFELKDRTRKSFQEVLKYLVKAAGHGSNLLLNVGPMPNGEIQDYQQERLKELGKWLSVYGETIYGTAGGAVSPTDDYALTKKGNQVYLHVFKTDKKELLINNLPYQVKKVSTFIGKKEIKFSYKNNSLRLDLPTSTDEADLVLTLTIK from the coding sequence ATGAAACTTAAACATGTAATCTGTGGTTTAGCCTTGCTGATGGGATCAGTATCCGCGAGCTATAGCCAGCAACATTATCAACCAAGTCCCGAAAATCTGAAAAATAGGGAATGGTTTGAACAATCTCGGTTTGGTGTTTTTATCCATTGGGGGGTATATAGTGTGCTGGGGGATGGTGAATGGGTCATGAACAACCAGAATATCAGTTTGGATGAATATGCATTGCTGCCTAAATTTTTCAATCCAATTTCCTTTAATGCGAAAGAATGGGCGAAGTTATTTAAACAGGCAGGGGCAAAGTATATCACCTTTACGACCAGACATCATGATGGATTTTCGATGTGGAACAGCCAGGTTTCGGACTATAATGTGGTGAAGAAATCTCCCTTCAAACGCGATATTGTGAAAGAGTTGGTGGAAGCTTGCCATGCCGAAGGGATAAAAGTGATGTTCTACTATTCGCTTTTAGACTGGCACCGGGATGATTATCTACCTGTTGGTAAAACGGGTGGTGGCATTGCGGGGCGCGATTCAACAAAAGGGGATTGGAATCATTATGTCCAGTTTATGAAAAGCCAATTAACGGAGCTGTTGAGCAACTACGGTGAGATCGATGGGATCTGGTTTGATGGTCATTGGGACAAGCCCAATGAAGATTGGCATTTCAAAGAAATCTATGAATTGATTCATACGTTACAGCCACAATGCTTGGTAGGTAATAACCACCATCTGGCGCCATTTGAAGGTGAAGATTTTCAGATGTTCGAACGTGATTTACCCGGGGAGAATACTACTGGGTTCGGCACGAAAGCGCATGATGTTGGGAAACTACCGAAGGAAGTATGTGGAACAATTGCAGGATCGTGGGGATTTGAGCTGAAAGATCGGACACGAAAATCCTTTCAGGAAGTGCTGAAATACCTGGTCAAGGCAGCTGGTCATGGTTCCAATTTATTGCTCAATGTAGGTCCGATGCCAAACGGTGAGATTCAGGACTATCAACAGGAGCGCTTGAAAGAACTTGGAAAATGGCTATCGGTGTATGGTGAAACAATCTATGGAACAGCGGGTGGGGCGGTGTCACCAACAGACGATTATGCGTTGACAAAAAAAGGAAACCAAGTGTATCTACATGTGTTTAAAACGGATAAAAAGGAATTGTTGATTAATAACCTTCCTTATCAGGTGAAAAAAGTAAGCACATTTATCGGAAAGAAAGAGATTAAGTTTAGTTATAAGAACAATAGTCTACGCTTGGATTTGCCAACATCGACAGATGAAGCAGATTTGGTATTGACATTAACAATTAAATAA
- a CDS encoding UxaA family hydrolase, producing MAIQRYLQIHPMDNVLVALQDLAAGTTIVFEGKEFTLKQAVAAKHKFTIQPMEQDAEILMYGVLVGKLNTPLTEGELITTENLRHASEDFKMGNRKTAWTKPDVSAFKDKTFNGFHRSNGTVGTANYWLVIPLVFCENRNVLTLKAAFEEKLGYKVKANNYVSEVEDLISLYKSGADVNAILNQDLLANSTSSEQERLFKNVDGIKFLNHEMGCGGTRMDSDALCGLLAGYITHPNVAGATVLSLGCQHAQASILKAEIEKRNPGFDRPLYIFEQQKEGTEKELMQKAIKATFAGMMQADKNERKPATLDKLCIGLECGGSDGFSGISANPALGFVSDILVTLGGSVILAEFPELCGVEQELSDRCIDEPTAERFMSLMRTYNAKAEADGSGFYMNPSPGNIRDGLITDAIKSAGAAKKGGTSPVAAVIDYPELANGPGLNLLCTPGNDVESTTAEVAAGANIVLFTTGLGTPTGNPITPVVKLSTNTKTFEKMPDILDLNCGTIIEGTETIEEAAHRILDYVIEVASGEVKPKAVLLGQDDFIPWRRGVSL from the coding sequence ATGGCTATACAGCGCTATTTACAGATCCATCCAATGGATAATGTCCTTGTTGCATTACAGGACTTGGCTGCGGGAACAACGATTGTTTTTGAAGGTAAGGAATTTACGTTAAAGCAGGCTGTTGCTGCCAAACATAAATTTACCATCCAGCCAATGGAACAAGATGCCGAAATACTGATGTACGGTGTTCTGGTTGGGAAATTGAACACACCCTTAACGGAAGGGGAACTCATTACCACTGAAAACTTGCGCCATGCGTCTGAAGATTTTAAAATGGGCAATCGCAAGACAGCCTGGACAAAACCTGATGTTTCTGCATTTAAAGATAAAACGTTCAATGGATTCCACCGTTCAAATGGGACTGTTGGAACGGCCAATTACTGGTTGGTTATTCCACTGGTTTTTTGCGAAAATAGAAATGTATTGACCCTGAAGGCTGCTTTTGAAGAAAAGTTGGGCTATAAAGTAAAAGCCAATAATTACGTGTCTGAGGTAGAAGATCTCATTAGCTTATATAAGTCTGGTGCTGATGTAAATGCGATTCTTAATCAGGATCTACTTGCTAATTCGACTTCCAGTGAGCAGGAACGCCTGTTCAAAAATGTCGATGGAATCAAGTTTTTAAACCATGAAATGGGCTGCGGCGGAACCCGCATGGATTCGGATGCCTTATGTGGCCTTTTGGCTGGTTATATCACCCATCCGAATGTGGCGGGGGCAACGGTATTGAGTTTAGGATGTCAGCATGCGCAGGCTTCCATTCTGAAGGCTGAAATTGAAAAGCGGAACCCGGGTTTTGATCGCCCGCTGTATATTTTCGAACAGCAGAAAGAAGGAACTGAAAAGGAGCTTATGCAAAAGGCTATTAAGGCAACTTTTGCGGGAATGATGCAAGCGGATAAAAATGAGCGCAAACCAGCTACATTGGACAAATTGTGTATAGGTCTGGAATGTGGTGGCTCGGACGGATTTTCGGGCATCTCGGCCAATCCGGCGCTCGGTTTTGTTTCAGATATTTTAGTGACTTTAGGCGGATCGGTGATTCTAGCGGAGTTTCCTGAATTATGTGGTGTGGAACAGGAGTTGAGTGACCGTTGTATCGATGAGCCAACGGCGGAGCGTTTTATGTCGCTGATGCGTACTTACAACGCAAAAGCTGAAGCTGATGGTTCGGGATTCTATATGAATCCTTCTCCAGGCAATATTCGTGATGGCTTAATTACTGACGCGATCAAATCTGCTGGGGCTGCCAAAAAAGGAGGAACCTCACCTGTTGCGGCAGTGATTGATTATCCTGAATTAGCGAATGGTCCTGGATTGAATCTATTGTGTACTCCTGGTAACGATGTGGAAAGTACAACTGCAGAAGTGGCAGCAGGTGCCAATATCGTCTTGTTTACGACGGGCTTGGGTACACCTACAGGTAATCCGATTACACCGGTTGTGAAACTTTCCACAAATACCAAGACTTTTGAGAAAATGCCTGATATCCTGGATTTGAACTGTGGTACCATTATCGAAGGTACAGAGACTATTGAGGAAGCCGCACACCGTATTTTGGATTATGTAATAGAAGTTGCTTCTGGTGAAGTGAAACCGAAGGCGGTGTTGTTGGGGCAAGACGATTTCATACCATGGCGTAGAGGTGTTTCTTTGTAG
- a CDS encoding L-rhamnose mutarotase produces the protein MKRYVMALDLVDDPQLIKEYEDYHREVWPEIKRSILDAGILQMEIYRFENRLFMNMEVSEDFSFEKKSAMDAANEKVQEWEQLMWKYQAAIPGAKPGEKWVMMTKIFELV, from the coding sequence ATGAAAAGATATGTCATGGCTTTAGATCTTGTGGACGATCCACAATTGATCAAGGAATATGAGGATTACCACCGTGAGGTGTGGCCGGAAATAAAACGTTCGATTCTGGATGCAGGTATTCTGCAGATGGAGATCTATCGTTTTGAAAATAGATTGTTTATGAACATGGAGGTGAGTGAAGACTTTTCATTTGAGAAAAAATCGGCTATGGATGCTGCCAATGAAAAAGTACAGGAATGGGAACAGCTGATGTGGAAATACCAGGCGGCCATTCCGGGGGCAAAGCCAGGTGAGAAATGGGTAATGATGACCAAAATATTTGAATTAGTATAA
- the fucP gene encoding L-fucose:H+ symporter permease produces MTNKKSYAFALILVTSLFFFWGFIHNLDPILIPHLRNAFSLSHFQASLVDSAVFIAYFVMAIPAGIIMKRYGYKAGILIGLIFFAIGCFLFVPAANTISYVFFLGALFVVACGLTILETAANPYVAILGDPASSAQRLNFAQSFNGLAAFVAPIFGGKFILSHEPKSQEELAQMAEQAKMAYIQSETAAVKLPYVVLGILILLIAALFFFTKLPDIKDAEEESRAGFFHALRHKNVRWAVVAQFFYVGAQVCILSFLVLYATEAAGISGKDGADYAGFAGLAFMLGRFIGTFFMRFVSASKLLIIYSAIAIVLSLFVIFGSGIQTLYALIGIAFFMSIMFPTIFAFGVQGIGADTKSASSLIVMSIVGGALLPPILGFISDKTGHFQYGYFVPLVCFIVVLLFAFQNRNVSIAETENLKSH; encoded by the coding sequence ATGACGAATAAAAAGAGTTACGCATTTGCCTTGATTTTGGTGACATCCTTGTTCTTTTTTTGGGGATTTATTCATAACCTAGATCCAATCTTAATTCCGCATTTGAGGAATGCATTTAGCTTATCCCATTTCCAGGCTTCCTTAGTCGATTCGGCTGTATTTATTGCATACTTTGTGATGGCGATTCCTGCGGGAATTATCATGAAAAGATATGGCTATAAAGCTGGTATCCTGATTGGATTGATCTTTTTTGCCATTGGCTGTTTTCTTTTTGTACCGGCGGCCAATACGATAAGTTATGTTTTCTTTTTGGGGGCATTGTTCGTTGTAGCTTGTGGTCTTACCATTCTGGAAACCGCTGCAAATCCGTATGTAGCGATTTTGGGTGATCCCGCTTCTTCGGCGCAACGGCTTAATTTTGCGCAGTCCTTTAATGGACTAGCAGCCTTTGTTGCTCCGATTTTTGGTGGAAAATTTATTTTATCACATGAACCCAAATCACAGGAGGAACTTGCGCAAATGGCTGAACAGGCAAAGATGGCGTATATTCAGTCGGAAACAGCTGCTGTGAAATTGCCTTATGTAGTATTGGGAATATTGATTTTATTGATCGCTGCCTTGTTTTTCTTTACCAAATTACCTGATATCAAAGATGCCGAGGAAGAGAGTAGAGCTGGTTTCTTTCACGCATTACGTCATAAAAATGTGCGTTGGGCCGTGGTAGCTCAGTTTTTCTATGTTGGAGCGCAAGTCTGTATTTTAAGCTTCCTGGTATTGTATGCAACAGAAGCTGCCGGCATATCGGGTAAGGATGGTGCCGATTATGCTGGGTTTGCGGGATTGGCTTTTATGTTGGGCCGGTTTATCGGTACGTTTTTTATGCGTTTTGTATCGGCATCTAAACTCCTGATCATCTATTCCGCTATAGCAATCGTTCTATCGCTATTTGTTATCTTCGGATCAGGTATTCAGACCTTGTATGCGTTGATCGGTATTGCATTCTTTATGTCTATTATGTTTCCGACAATATTCGCGTTTGGTGTACAAGGTATCGGTGCCGATACCAAATCTGCTTCCAGCTTGATCGTCATGTCTATTGTTGGTGGTGCTTTGTTACCTCCAATTTTGGGCTTTATCTCGGATAAAACAGGACATTTCCAGTATGGCTATTTTGTGCCATTGGTTTGTTTTATTGTTGTCTTGTTGTTTGCTTTCCAAAATAGAAATGTCAGTATTGCGGAAACCGAAAATCTTAAATCACATTAA
- a CDS encoding AraC family transcriptional regulator yields MKAQLLHLNSNLEHSFNARRDNTPQYHNLWHYHEELELIYFAKGSGTQFIGDSVRRFESGDITLVGSNLPHYWLFDEIYLQEEEAESADIRVLHFKENFWGNDFINLPENKSIKDLIRVSKRGISLLECSRLKTAQLIDAILAATGTARIIHLLEILQYISAEEQHDLLTSPTFTIQLQDQDANRMQIAMQYIGENYRDQIRLQELASLTGMTPNSFCRYFKSQIGKTLFQFLIEMRVKTACNLLIENKQTVKQICFESGFQNFSSFHKYFKNVTGTTPLSFQRSKT; encoded by the coding sequence ATGAAAGCACAGCTGCTTCATTTAAATAGCAATCTTGAGCATTCGTTCAACGCGCGTAGAGACAATACACCTCAGTACCATAATCTTTGGCATTACCACGAAGAACTGGAATTAATTTATTTCGCCAAAGGCTCAGGCACCCAATTTATTGGCGATAGTGTACGGCGCTTTGAATCGGGCGATATCACCCTTGTTGGTTCAAACCTACCTCATTATTGGTTATTTGACGAAATTTATCTTCAAGAGGAAGAAGCAGAAAGCGCAGATATTCGTGTGCTTCATTTTAAAGAGAACTTTTGGGGAAATGATTTTATTAATTTACCTGAAAATAAATCCATCAAAGACCTTATTCGCGTCTCCAAAAGAGGCATTTCATTATTGGAGTGCAGCCGACTAAAAACTGCGCAATTGATTGACGCTATCTTGGCAGCAACAGGTACCGCACGTATTATTCATTTATTAGAAATATTACAGTATATTTCGGCCGAAGAACAACATGATCTGTTAACGAGCCCCACTTTTACCATCCAGCTGCAAGATCAGGATGCCAACCGTATGCAGATTGCCATGCAATATATCGGTGAAAATTATCGCGACCAGATACGCCTGCAAGAACTTGCCTCTCTCACGGGAATGACCCCAAATTCCTTCTGCCGTTATTTCAAATCACAGATCGGAAAAACGCTCTTTCAATTTCTGATCGAAATGCGCGTGAAAACCGCTTGCAATTTATTAATAGAAAACAAACAGACGGTGAAGCAGATCTGCTTTGAATCAGGTTTTCAAAACTTTTCAAGCTTCCATAAATACTTCAAAAATGTAACCGGCACCACGCCGCTCAGCTTTCAGCGATCAAAAACTTAA
- a CDS encoding NAD(P)H-quinone oxidoreductase — protein MMKAVIITEPGGPEVLKVRDVEMPQIGELEVLVEVKAAGVNRPDVFQRKGNYPAPAGVDARIPGLEIAGVIVAKGAGVADWNIGDRVCALVAGGGYANYTKVYQGHCLPIPDHLDFAEAASLPETVFTVWDNVFRRGNLQAGDHFLVHGGAGGIGSTAIQLAALFGAAVYTTVSSSEKASFCKSLGATKTINYKTEDFLEALKPLGVDVILDSIGGSYFEKNINLLNPDGRLVYINAMESAIVELNLLKLMQKRIVLTGSTLRARDREFKQVLRDDIWSQVWPKLSAGDFKPTLYRVLPFAEAAEAHRLMEDSSLLGKIVLSF, from the coding sequence ATGATGAAAGCTGTCATTATTACTGAACCGGGTGGACCGGAAGTTTTGAAAGTCCGCGATGTGGAAATGCCTCAGATCGGTGAACTGGAAGTTTTGGTCGAAGTAAAGGCTGCAGGTGTAAATAGACCTGATGTTTTTCAGCGTAAAGGGAACTATCCGGCACCTGCCGGGGTGGATGCGCGGATACCTGGATTAGAAATAGCAGGGGTTATTGTCGCAAAGGGAGCCGGGGTCGCTGACTGGAACATTGGTGATCGTGTATGTGCACTCGTAGCGGGTGGAGGTTATGCAAACTATACTAAGGTCTATCAGGGACATTGTTTACCTATTCCCGATCATTTAGATTTTGCGGAAGCAGCCTCGCTGCCTGAGACCGTTTTTACAGTATGGGACAATGTCTTTCGAAGAGGGAATTTGCAGGCCGGCGATCATTTTTTGGTACACGGTGGTGCTGGTGGGATTGGCAGTACGGCAATTCAATTAGCGGCCTTGTTCGGTGCAGCAGTATATACGACAGTCAGCTCATCTGAAAAGGCTAGCTTTTGTAAATCATTGGGAGCAACCAAAACAATAAATTATAAAACGGAGGATTTTCTGGAGGCGCTGAAGCCTTTGGGGGTTGATGTTATTTTAGACAGTATTGGTGGTTCATATTTTGAGAAAAATATCAACCTATTGAACCCCGATGGTCGTTTAGTATATATTAATGCGATGGAAAGCGCAATAGTCGAGTTAAACTTGCTCAAATTAATGCAGAAACGGATTGTTTTAACGGGAAGTACATTACGGGCGAGAGATCGTGAATTTAAACAAGTGTTACGGGATGATATCTGGTCTCAGGTATGGCCGAAACTTAGCGCTGGCGATTTCAAACCGACCTTATACCGGGTACTTCCTTTTGCGGAGGCTGCTGAAGCCCATCGATTGATGGAAGATTCAAGCTTATTGGGTAAAATCGTCTTAAGTTTTTGA